The segment GTGCCCCGGGGAGTCTCCCGGAACGCCGCCACACGCCTGCTGACGGACCATGCCGAGTACGGACACTGGGAGTTGGACCGACTGCGTCTGAACCCCGACGGGAGCCGTAAGGTACGGCTGCGTCGCCGGATCATCCGCCAGCTCCGCGCGACGTGGTGAGCGCCACCGGGGGCTGAACACAGCGGAGCGGGCCCCGTCGAGACGGGGCCCGCTCGCTGAGCTGCCGGTGAGCTATCTGCTGCTGATCACCGGCGGGCGGCGCGCGCCTTGCGGTAGAGCAGGGCGCCACCGAGCAGCATCCCGGCACTGGCCGGAACCGCGTAGCCGATCGAGCCCGCACCGGTGTGCGCGAGGTTCCCGACGGGCTTGGCCGGCGTCACCTGCTGGCTGGGCGCCTGCGGCTTGGCCGGCTTGTGCGGGGTCTGCTGGCTCGGGTTACCCGGCTGGTGAGGCTTGCCGGGGTGGTGCGGCGTGCTCGGGTGGTGCGGCTTACCCGGCTCGTGCGGCTTACCCGGCTCATGCGGCTTGCCCGGCTCATGCGGCTTGCCCGGGTGATGGGGCTTGCCGGGGTGGTGCGGGTTGCTCGGGTGGTGCGGCCTGCCCGGGGTCGCCGAGGACCCGTTGGCGCAGTGGTTGCCGAAGGTGGGGTTCAGGAGCCCGCCTCCCGAGACATTGTTGCCGCAGGCGTTGACCGGTACGTCGACCGGAGCCTGGACATTGTTGCCCGACACGACACCCGGCGAGTTCGCGGTGGTACCGGCGGCGCCGGCCCCCGTGTGCCCGCCCTGATGGTGATTCCCACCGTGGTGCCTGCCACCGACGTCGTTGGCGCAGCGGTTGCCGAACGCGGGGTTCAGCAGCCCGACCACATTGACGGTGTTACCGCAGGCGTTCACCGGCACATGCACCGGTACCTGAACGTTGTTGCCGGATCCCACGCCCGGCGAATTCGCCGCCCCTCCGGCGGCTCCCGCGTCGGCCTGTGCGTAGCCGGCGGCCATGGCGAGTACGCCACTGGCGGCGGCCGCGGTGATCAGGCCCTTTCGTGCGACCTGTCTCATAGGTTGTTCCCCTGCCTAGTGCCTTCAGGAATACGGACGAGTGGCGGTCTTCGGGAAGATCCACCCGCCCGCCGAAATACCCAGCGGCTCCGGATTGCGTGGCACGCCCCCGGAGCCGAGCCGGGTCAGACCCTTTTTACGGGTGTAAATACAACGCCAAAGGACGTCAGAAGGTCACTTGTTGACGCAGCCGGCGCCGAAGGTGGGGTTCAGCAGCCCGATCACGGAGATCGTGTTACCGCAGACGTTCACCGGGACCTGGACCGGCACCTGAATGGTGTTGCCGGACACCGCACCCGGAGAGTTCAGGGCCGCACCCTGGGCACCCGAGTCGGCAACGGCCAGGCCGGCACCGGCGAGTACGACACCACCAGCGACTGCCGCAGCTGCGACGACCTTCTTGATCATTAGTCCTCCTTGTAGGCAATACGATCCCAGCCGCGGACCGCACTGACTGCAACGAGGAAAATGCCGTTCAAGCTACGAACACATCGGCGCGTTCACTCTTTTCAGCGAAGCCGGCGCGAAAGGCAGGAAAATCGCGCCGAATTCAGCTCTGTTCGATGAACCGGTCGAGCACCCGCACCCCGAACTTCAGCCCGTCCACCGGCACTCGCTCATCCACACCGTGGAACATCCCCGCGAAGTCCAGCTCCGGCGGCAGCTTCAGCGGAGCGAAGCCGAATCCGCGGATCCCGAGATCGTCGAAGGACTTGGCGTCCGTTCCCGCGGAGAGCATGTACGGCACCGCCCGCGCGATCGGGTCCTCGGCCTGGAGCGCCGACTGCATCGCCTGCACCAGCGCACCGTCGAAGGTGGTCTCCAGCGCCTTGTCCGCGTGCACGTCCTCACGCCGGACGCGCGGGCCCAGGAGGCGGTCCACGTCGGCCAGGAACTCCTCCTCGTAGCCCGGCAGGAACCGGCCGTCGACATGCGCGGTGGCCTGCCCCGGGATGACGTTGACCTTGTAACCGGCGCCCAGCTGTGTGGGGTTGGCGGTGTTCTTGAGGGAGGCGCCGATCAGCTTGGCGATGCCGCCGAGCTTGGCCAGCGTGGCGTCCATGTCCTCCGGGTCGAGCTCGGTGCCCAGCGCGTCGCCGAGCTGGTCGAGGAAGGACCGCAGGGTCTTCGTCACCCGCACCGGGAACTCGTGCCGGCCCAACCGCCCGACGGCCTCGGACAGTTCGGTGATGGCGTTGTCCTTGTGGATCATCGAACCGTGTCCGGCGCTGCCGTCCACGGTCAGCTTCATCCAGTGCATGCCCTTCTGGGCCGTCTCGATGAGGTACAGCCGCACCTGCTCGTTGACGGTGAAGGAGAAGCCGCCGACCTCGCTGATCGCCTCCGTGACACCCTCGAAAAGGTGCGGGTGGTGGTCGACGAGGTAGCGCGCGCCGTAGGTGCCGCCCGCCTCCTCGTCCGCGAGGAACGCCAGCACGATGTCGCGCGGCGGCTTGCGGCCGGTGCGCAGCCGGTCGCGGACGACGGCCAGCGTCATCGCGTCCATGTCCTTCATGTCGACCGCGCCGCGGCCCCAGACGCACCCGTCGGCGATCTCGCCGGAGAAGGGGTGATGGGTCCAGTCGTCGGCATTGGCCGGGACGACGTCGGTGTGGCCGTGGATCAGCAGTCCGGGCCGCGAGCGGTCCTCGCCCTCGATGCGGGCGACGGTCGAGGCGCGGCCCTTGTGGGACTCGAAGATCTGCGGCTCCAGGCCGACCTCGGCGAGCTTCTCCGCGACGTACTCGGCGGCGGCCCGCTCACCCGGGCCCGAGTGATCGCCGTAGTTGCTGGTGTCCATCCTGATCAGATCCCGGCACAGGTCGACGACCTCGTCCTCACCGGTGACCCCACGGGCCGGCTGCGACGCGCTCATGCCGAAACCTCGCTTCGCCCGGGCCCGCATTCGCGCGGCGCGCACCTCTCCACGGTGTGCTCGCGCAGCTCGCTGAGCTCCCTCACAGTGCCTCCTCTGGGTTCACGGCCGCATCGCGCGCCCGGAGGAGCGCGGCCCGCGGCGGGTCCACTGCCATCCTCCACCCGTCGCCCGCTGGGCCCAAGGCCGCAATACTCCCGACATGCCCTGGTCACAGGCCCACATCCGGCCACCTGTGCGGGTGATCGACCACCCTCGAAGGTTTGCTATTGTTTTCCACGTCGGAACGGCCCAGGGCCGAAACGGCAGACACCTTGTCCGGGTGGCGGAATGGCAGACGCGCTAGCTTGAGGTGCTAGTGCCCTTTATCGGGCGTGGGGGTTCAAGTCCCCCCTCGGACACTCGCAGTATCAACGCCCGCACCGGCCGCTCGGCCGGGGCGGGCGTTGGTCGTTTCCGCCTGGGCGCGCGGGCGCCGGGTGCCGCTCACACCAGGTCCGTGGCCGATCGCCGCCCGTACCGACTTGAGACCCCGGCCGACCTGGGGTTCTCTTGCCGGGTGAGACGCAGATCGCCGGTTCCGCCGGCCCCTCTCCCGCAGCGTGACGGGATCGACGCCGTGCGGGTGCGGCTGCCCGCCGATCCGGGCGGGGTGTGGGGCACCGTCCGGGATCATCTGGTCGACCGGTTCCAGGGGGCGATCGGGGCCGGGCGGGTGGACGCCATGCTGGGGGCGGGGCGGTTCGTCGGGGTGGACGGGGTGCTGAGCGGGGGCGAGGCGTATGCGGCCGGACGGTATGTGTGGTTCCACCGGGACTTCGCGCCGGAGGTGCCGGTGCCGTTCGAGGTGGGGATCATCCACCGGGACGAGCGGATCGTGATCGCCGACAAACCGCACTTTCTGGCCACGACTCCGCGCGGGCGGCACATCACCGAGACCGCGCTGGCGCGGCTGCGGCGGGACCTCGGGCTGCCCGCGCTGCAGCCCGCGCACCGGCTGGACCGGCTGACGGCGGGGCTGGCGCTGTTCGTCGTACGGCCCGAGGACCGGGGCGCGTACCAGAATCTGTTCGGCGAGCGGCGGGTGCGCAAGGAGTACGAGGCGGTGGCTCCTTACGACGGGGCGGTGGCGCTGCCGGTGACCGTGCGCAGCCGGATCGTGAAGGAGCGCGGGGTGATGGCCGCGCGCGAGGAGGCCGGGGCGCCGAACGCGGAGAGCCGGATCGAGCTGGTGGAGCGGCGGGGCGGGCTCGGGCGGTACCGGCTGCTGCCCGCGACCGGCCGTACCCATCAGCTGCGGGTCCATATGAACGGCCTCGGGCTGCCGATCCGCCATGACCCGGTCTATCCGGTCGTCACCGACCCGGCCCCGGACGACTTCCGTGCGCCGCTCCAACTGCTCGCCAGGATCCTGGAGTTCACCGATCCGGTGGACGGCCGGGTACGGCGGTTCGAGAGCCGGCTGCGGCTGGCCGACTGGGCGGACGGCCCGATCGGCTGATCCTGAGACCTGGGTGCGGGACGCCGCTTATGCTGACCGCTCTGACGGGGTTCACGGACGGCGGCGGGGGCGGCGGTGCGCGTACGGATCAAGGGCGGGCGGGGCTCGGAGGCCGGGGGCTGCGGGGGGCGCGCGGCACCGGTGGACCGGCCCGGGCGGCGGGAGTAGTGCGGTGGCGTCGGCGCTGTCCGATCCGTCCCGCTCGTGCGCCGTCCTGATCGGCACCCATGCGTACACGGAGCTGGATGACCTTCCGCCGGTGGCGCGCAACGTCAGCCGGCTGCGGGAGCTGTGCTGTGATCCGGCGGTCTGGGGGCTGGCCGACGAGCGGTGCCGGGTGCTGCGGCAGGCGTCGCGGGAGGTGATCCTGAAGGCGGTGGAGGACGCCACCGTTGAGGCGACCGACACCGTGGTCGTGTATTACGCCGGGCACGGTCTGGTCGATCCGCGTTCGGGCGAACTCCATCTCGCGCTGCCCTGTTCGCAGGCGGGTCCGTCGTACACGGCGCTGCGTTACGAGGAGCTGCGGTCGGTCCTGCTCCACCCGTCGGGCGGGCGGCCCACCGCCCCGCGGACCGTGGTGATTCTGGACTGCTGCTGGAGCGGGCTGGCGCTGGACGGCCTGATGCAGGCCCCGGATGTCGCGCCCGCGGTGGCCGTCGAGGGGGCGTGTGTGCTGACCGCCACGGCCGGGACACGGCAGGCGCTGGCCCCGCCGGGCGAGACGTACACCGCGTTCACCGGGGAGCTGATCCGGATCGTGGAAGACGGGGTACCGGGGCGGCCCGCTCTGCTGAGCATGGCGGCGCTGTTCGCGGAGCTGACGGCGGCGCTCACCGCGAAGTCCCGGCCGCTGCCCCAGCTGAGCACCCGCCAGACCGCCGGGGAGATCTGCCTGTTCCGTAACCGAGCCGGGGCGACGGACGCGCGTCCCGTGGTCGAGGCGGCGCCGTCGCGGGTTTTGGTGGGCCCGACGGCCGGGGGGACCGTCCCGTCGGACGGCGGGATGGCGTCCCCGGCGCGGGTGCGGGTGCCGTTCGGCGAGCCGGAGCCCGGTCTGCCGCAGCTGGTACCGGTGGCGGTCACGGAGACGCGGACTGTCGGGCTGGGCCGGTACCCGGTGACCCATGCGCAGTTCGGTGCCTTCCTCCGGGATCCGGCGAACGCGCGCTGGCACCCGGCGGCCGCGCGGGCGGCGGGCACGGACGTGGACGACAACTACCTGGCGGGCTGGAGCGGTGCGGACTTCCCGGCGGGGCGTGCGGAGCACCCGGTGGTCGCGGTGAGCTTTCCCGCGGCCCGCGCGTATCTGGCCTGGGCGGGCCGCCGGCTGGGCGTTCCGCTGCGGCTGCCGACCGCGGCGGAGTGGGAGCTGGCGGCGCGGGCCGGGCGGAGCGGTGAGTGGTGGCGTGCGGAGATCGCGGCGGGCCGGGTGAACTTCCTCGGCAGTCATGCCGCGTTGACCCCGGTCGGGGAATTCCCACCGAACCCGTACAACATCGGCGATTTGCTCGGTAACGTCTGGGACATCTGCGTGGACGACAGGGGGGCGCCGGTGTTGCGCGGCGGGGCCTATGACACCCCCGCGGCTCGGCTGCGGGAGGAACTGTCGCCACGGTCACCGGTCGAGTGCCGCGGGAACGTCGGGTTCCGGTGCGCCGGCGACCTGTGACGACGAGAGGAGATCCATGCGGGGGGATGCCGTCGACGAGGTGCTGAGCCGGTTGCCGCACACCTGGACAGCCGACGAGGCCGAGCGGATCGCGCAGCGCTTCCGGGACAGCCGGCCGGCCGTGCCGAAGCGCCTGGTGAGCCGGTTGTGGCAGTACTGGCTCCAGCAGTGCCCGGACGCGCCGCTGTTCGGTGACACCGAGGACGATCTCGCGCTGGTGCTGCATGCCAGGGCGCTGGGGCTGCGGGTGCCCGCCGGTGATCCCGGGACCGACGACGGGCCGGTCGCCCGGTGGGCCCGGCGGGCCCGGGAGGCCGCGGAGTGCGGGCCGCTGTTTCCCGCACCGCTCGCGTGGGGGCCGAAGGCCGCGCTCGCGCCGCAGGTGCGGGCCGCGCTCCCGTCGTCGCTGGTGCGGGCGTGGGTGGCGGGGGACGAACAGGGCCCGGTGGAAGTGCTGGTGGCCGGCGAGGGTCTACCCGAGATCCGCCAGCAGGTGGTGCAGGCGGCGCTGACCACCTGTCTGCGGGTCAACGGCCTGGGCGACCCGGAGGGCGGCGACTTCGTCGGCGACCACATCGGCGTCGGGCTGATCCGTGTCACCGCCGGGCTGTCCGGGGCCCAGGCTTCCCTCGACATCCCGTCGGTGTTCCGCGCCCGGTCGGTGACGGTGGCGGATGCGGTGTCGTCGACGGCCCGGGGTGCGCTGCGTGACTTCGTCGGCCTGCTGCGGTCGCTGGCCCACGAGACCGGCCTGGTGGAGGTCGCGGACCTCGCGTACGCGGACCTGGTGACGTACACCCAGGGGTTGCGGGCGCTCGCGGACCGGGCGGCGGGTGAGACGGACCGGGCGTTCCTGCGTGCCCCCCGCGCCGCGGAGGGCGACGGCCTGGTGTCCCTTCAGCCGTATCTCCGGACGGTCAGGGGGCAGGGGGCGTCCGTGGGGCTGGAGTTCAGCCCGGATCTGTTCACCACGGACGCCTATATGAGCGTCGAGCAGGCGCATCAGCGGGTGCTGTCGCAGCGGCTGACGATGGACGCCCGGCTGCGCCTGGACCAGCTGGAGACGGAGATCGACCAGCTGACGGCCGATATGCGGGCCTATGGGCAGGCGAGCGAGGAGGAGCGGCGGACGCTGTGGCCGGCGACGGTGCTGCTGACCGTGCGGTTCGACGAGGCGACCGGGCGGACCATCCGGCTCACCGAGCCGGAGGAGGTGCCCACCGAGAAGTACTACGAGGTCAATGTTCCGCATCTGATCGAGATGCGGCAGGGCTGGGCCCGGCGTATGCGGGAGCTGGTCGAGCAGCTGGAGACGGCGGTGCACCGGCCGCACGCCCCGGCACAGCAGGTGGCCGCGGGGCGGTTCCTCGATGCCGCGTTACGGGGCGTCGTCCCGGACGAGAGTCCCGCCACCGAACGGGCCTTTCGCGCCTGGTGCACCGAGGCCGCGCCGATGCTCTGGTTCGAGTGGCGGTGTTCGCTGCGCCGGTACGGCATCGCACCGGAGGATGTGTTCACCCCGCACACGGTGCTGATCAGCCGCTATCTGCCGCCGACCGCCGAGGACCCGGCGGTGCTCTTCAGCCACCCGTACACGCTGGTGGACACCACCCGGTCCGCCGTCCTCGCCGATGCCGGGCGCGCCGTGCTGGTGGTGCGGGACGCCACGGACCACGCCGAGCCGGCCCCGGCCGACGCCACCGGCCCGTCCGCGCAGCAGCTCTGGGACGACCTCGCCGCGCTGGCCGAACAGCCACAGGTCGAGGAGGAGTTCAGCCGCCGGTTCCTCGAAGCGCTGCGGGCGCGGCCGGACGGGATCGCCCGGCGGATGATCGAGGCGCTCCAGCCGGCCGGGCCCACCGCCGCCGAGGAGGACCGGATCGAGGCGGCGCTGCGGACCGCGGAACGGCACATCTCGCTCGGTGAGGGGATGGACCGGGCGCTGATGGCGATGCGCAACGAGGCGTTCCTCACCGCACGGGAGTGCCTGGACGACATCCGTACCGAGACGCAGTGGCAGGCCCGGGTCTGGCTGCTGCGGGCGATCGTGGAGTGCCGGGCCGCCCGGCTGGAGTCCCGTGAGATCCCCGGGCTGCTCGGGCATCAGATGCCCGGACTCCCCGATGTCGCGCTGCGGGCGCTGGACGAAGCGGGCAGCGCGGACGAGGAGTTCACCCGGGACTGGCTGGAGGGCCTGCCGGAGGCCGGGCTGGACAAGGGCATCCGGCGGCTGTTCCAGGGGCTGCCGCGGGCGCGGGCGAGCTGCAAGGGCGATCCGCTGAACAAGGTGAGCCCCGAGCGAGAGTACGCGGTGTGGCTCTTCAGGAACGCGGTGGAGTACGCCCGGCTGGCCCGGCAGCTGGACGAGGCCGGTGAGGAGCTCGCCGAGCATCAGGAGGCCGTCGACGCGGCACTGGCGAAGCTCGGCCGGGCCCTGGAGGAGATTCTGCTGGGGCCGTATGCCGGGGGGTCGCGTGGTGCGGCAGAGGAGCTCTTCGAGGTCCTCACCGGGCAGGAACCCCCGCGCTACGGCCGGGTGGCGGGGAGGTAGGCCATGGACAACGAGCTGTATGTCGTATGGATGGTGCGGAGTTCGGACCGTGCCAGGGCGGCGGCCGAGGAGGCGCTGGGCAACTTCGCCGCGCACGATCTGCTGCACCGGATCGGCCGGTTCAGCGAGGCCGAGAGCAAGCTGGCGGAGCTGGCGGCCCGGGTCCGGGCCGCCTTCACCCCGCCCGAGCTGCCGGCCGTGTTCACCGGGCGGCATCTGCATCTGCTGGTCGGCCCGACCGCGCAGCCGCTGCTGGCGGGGCTCCTGGGGTGCCCGGAGTCCGAGGTGTTCGCCACCCTCTTCGACGGGCATCAGCTGGCCCAGGCGCTGCGGGAGACGGGGCACCACCAGGACGGCATCGATGACGCCGAATTGCTGCTGCTGGCGCTGCTGGCCCGGTTGCCGCGGCTCGCCGCCCGGCACGGTCTGGAGTCCCGTGACTGGGGCGGCTTCGTCGAGGGCCGGGGCTGGCTGACCCCGTACGCACAGGACCGGCTCACCGAGCTGGCCCGGCGGCGCGGGTGGC is part of the Streptomyces platensis genome and harbors:
- a CDS encoding DUF5703 family protein, which produces MPEYEFCDVYVPRGVSRNAATRLLTDHAEYGHWELDRLRLNPDGSRKVRLRRRIIRQLRATW
- a CDS encoding chaplin, yielding MRQVARKGLITAAAASGVLAMAAGYAQADAGAAGGAANSPGVGSGNNVQVPVHVPVNACGNTVNVVGLLNPAFGNRCANDVGGRHHGGNHHQGGHTGAGAAGTTANSPGVVSGNNVQAPVDVPVNACGNNVSGGGLLNPTFGNHCANGSSATPGRPHHPSNPHHPGKPHHPGKPHEPGKPHEPGKPHEPGKPHHPSTPHHPGKPHQPGNPSQQTPHKPAKPQAPSQQVTPAKPVGNLAHTGAGSIGYAVPASAGMLLGGALLYRKARAARR
- a CDS encoding chaplin gives rise to the protein MIKKVVAAAAVAGGVVLAGAGLAVADSGAQGAALNSPGAVSGNTIQVPVQVPVNVCGNTISVIGLLNPTFGAGCVNK
- a CDS encoding M20/M25/M40 family metallo-hydrolase, whose protein sequence is MSASQPARGVTGEDEVVDLCRDLIRMDTSNYGDHSGPGERAAAEYVAEKLAEVGLEPQIFESHKGRASTVARIEGEDRSRPGLLIHGHTDVVPANADDWTHHPFSGEIADGCVWGRGAVDMKDMDAMTLAVVRDRLRTGRKPPRDIVLAFLADEEAGGTYGARYLVDHHPHLFEGVTEAISEVGGFSFTVNEQVRLYLIETAQKGMHWMKLTVDGSAGHGSMIHKDNAITELSEAVGRLGRHEFPVRVTKTLRSFLDQLGDALGTELDPEDMDATLAKLGGIAKLIGASLKNTANPTQLGAGYKVNVIPGQATAHVDGRFLPGYEEEFLADVDRLLGPRVRREDVHADKALETTFDGALVQAMQSALQAEDPIARAVPYMLSAGTDAKSFDDLGIRGFGFAPLKLPPELDFAGMFHGVDERVPVDGLKFGVRVLDRFIEQS
- a CDS encoding pseudouridine synthase: MRRRSPVPPAPLPQRDGIDAVRVRLPADPGGVWGTVRDHLVDRFQGAIGAGRVDAMLGAGRFVGVDGVLSGGEAYAAGRYVWFHRDFAPEVPVPFEVGIIHRDERIVIADKPHFLATTPRGRHITETALARLRRDLGLPALQPAHRLDRLTAGLALFVVRPEDRGAYQNLFGERRVRKEYEAVAPYDGAVALPVTVRSRIVKERGVMAAREEAGAPNAESRIELVERRGGLGRYRLLPATGRTHQLRVHMNGLGLPIRHDPVYPVVTDPAPDDFRAPLQLLARILEFTDPVDGRVRRFESRLRLADWADGPIG
- a CDS encoding caspase, EACC1-associated type; translation: MASALSDPSRSCAVLIGTHAYTELDDLPPVARNVSRLRELCCDPAVWGLADERCRVLRQASREVILKAVEDATVEATDTVVVYYAGHGLVDPRSGELHLALPCSQAGPSYTALRYEELRSVLLHPSGGRPTAPRTVVILDCCWSGLALDGLMQAPDVAPAVAVEGACVLTATAGTRQALAPPGETYTAFTGELIRIVEDGVPGRPALLSMAALFAELTAALTAKSRPLPQLSTRQTAGEICLFRNRAGATDARPVVEAAPSRVLVGPTAGGTVPSDGGMASPARVRVPFGEPEPGLPQLVPVAVTETRTVGLGRYPVTHAQFGAFLRDPANARWHPAAARAAGTDVDDNYLAGWSGADFPAGRAEHPVVAVSFPAARAYLAWAGRRLGVPLRLPTAAEWELAARAGRSGEWWRAEIAAGRVNFLGSHAALTPVGEFPPNPYNIGDLLGNVWDICVDDRGAPVLRGGAYDTPAARLREELSPRSPVECRGNVGFRCAGDL